Proteins from a genomic interval of Oharaeibacter diazotrophicus:
- a CDS encoding acyl carrier protein, with protein MEREDVDLLSFREELSTITGIPLEDVAGTSRVNFDLGVDGDDAVVLIERLTRRFGPPSRHVEVGQYFGPENFFLSLASRMKGRKMRPLTVADLHGMWTGRRGAVVAPIGASPRCG; from the coding sequence GTGGAACGCGAGGACGTCGACCTGCTCTCGTTTCGCGAGGAACTGTCGACCATCACCGGCATTCCGCTGGAGGACGTCGCCGGAACGTCACGGGTGAACTTCGACCTGGGCGTAGACGGCGACGATGCGGTCGTTCTGATCGAGCGTTTGACTCGAAGGTTCGGCCCGCCCTCGCGGCATGTCGAGGTCGGGCAGTATTTTGGACCGGAGAACTTCTTCCTGTCTCTCGCGTCGCGAATGAAAGGTCGCAAAATGCGCCCGCTGACCGTCGCGGATCTGCATGGAATGTGGACGGGACGGCGCGGCGCTGTCGTCGCTCCTATCGGCGCGTCGCCGCGGTGCGGGTAG